The stretch of DNA TGGTCGTGAGTCTATCGATTATAATGGTGGTATGGTTCCAGGTATGATTGCAGGATTAACCAACGCTAACTTTGTAAATAATTGTATTGGCTTAGAAGTAGATGGTACTTCTGCGCAAGTTGTTAGAGAAATTGATGGTGGAAAAGAAACGGTCTCTACAGCCCTGCCGCTAGTCATTGGCGGACAAAAAGGATTGGTTGAAGAAAGTGATCTTAGAATCCCAAATATGAGAGGGATTATGATGGCGCGTCAAAAACCTTTAACCGTTGTTGATCCTATTGATGCCAATGCAGAAACAACCTCTGTTAAATTTGAGAAACCTGCACCCAAAGGTGCTGTAAAATTGGTTTCGGCAGATAATTTAGATGAATTGGTAAATCTACTTCATAACGAAGCTAAAGTTATTTAAAGCCTCCCCTAACGCCTCCAAAAGGAGGGGATTAGAAAACGGAAAACAATATTAACAAAAAAGCCCTTAAGTCCTTTCCTTTGGAGAGGAATTGGGGTGAGGAAAAAAATTAGAAATTTTTTATGTCAGTTTTAGTATATACAGAATCAGAGCAAGGCACCTTTAAAAAAGCAGCTTTAGAAGTTGCTTCTTATGCCAAAGCAGTAGCTAATCAATTAGGAACAACCGTTACAGCCGTTACTATAAATGTAGATGGTGCTTCAGAATTAGGAAACTATGGTGTCGATAAAGTTTTAAATGTGTCGAATCCGCAATTACAATCTTTTAACGCTAATAGCTATGCAGAAGCTATTAAACAAGCGGCAGAAAAAGAAGCAGCAAAAGTTGTTATAGTCAGCTCCAGTGCTGATAGTAAATATTTAGCACCACTTTTAGCCGTTGGTTTAAATGCAGGATATGCTTCTAATGTTATTGAAGCCCCAACGAGTACATCTCCTTTTACAGTTAAACGTACCGCATTTACTAATAAGGCTTTCGAAATATCTCAAATCAATACCGATGTAAAAATCATAGGTGTTTCTAATAATTCGTTTGGTTTGGTAGAAAATAGTGGTAACGCTTCCTCGGAAGATTTCTCTCCTTCAATTTCAGATTCGGGAATAAAAGTAGAATCTATTGATAAAGCGACAGACAAAGTCACTATTGCAGATGCTGACATCGTTGTATCAGCTGGCCGCGGATTAAAAGGTCCTGAAAATTGGGGTATGGTAGAAGAATTGGCAGATGTTTTAGGAGCAGCAACAGCATGTTCTAAGCCTGTTTCAGATTTAGGATGGAGACCTCATAGCGAGCACGTTGGTCAAACTGGTAAACCTGTAGCATCAAATTTATATATTGCGATAGGTATTTCCGGAGCCATTCAACATTTGGCTGGAATTAATGCCTCTAAAGTAAAAGTAGTCATCAACACAGATGCTGAAGCGCCTTTCTTTAAGGCCGCAGATTATGGCGTTGTTGGAGATGCTTTTGAAGTTGTTCCGCAACTTATAGAAAAATTAAAAGCT from Flavivirga spongiicola encodes:
- a CDS encoding electron transfer flavoprotein subunit alpha/FixB family protein; this encodes MSVLVYTESEQGTFKKAALEVASYAKAVANQLGTTVTAVTINVDGASELGNYGVDKVLNVSNPQLQSFNANSYAEAIKQAAEKEAAKVVIVSSSADSKYLAPLLAVGLNAGYASNVIEAPTSTSPFTVKRTAFTNKAFEISQINTDVKIIGVSNNSFGLVENSGNASSEDFSPSISDSGIKVESIDKATDKVTIADADIVVSAGRGLKGPENWGMVEELADVLGAATACSKPVSDLGWRPHSEHVGQTGKPVASNLYIAIGISGAIQHLAGINASKVKVVINTDAEAPFFKAADYGVVGDAFEVVPQLIEKLKAFKAQQ
- a CDS encoding electron transfer flavoprotein subunit beta/FixA family protein codes for the protein MKILVCISHVPDTTSKINFSEGDTKFDTNGVQFVINPNDEFGLTRAMWFKEKQGAHVTVVNVGSTETEPTLRKALAIGADAAIRVNTAASDGFSVAKQLANVVKDGAYDLVIAGRESIDYNGGMVPGMIAGLTNANFVNNCIGLEVDGTSAQVVREIDGGKETVSTALPLVIGGQKGLVEESDLRIPNMRGIMMARQKPLTVVDPIDANAETTSVKFEKPAPKGAVKLVSADNLDELVNLLHNEAKVI